Genomic DNA from Haloplanus aerogenes:
GGTTCGAACAGCGACTCGAACGCCACCTCTCCGTCGACGTGGCGCACTTCCTCGATGGCGGCGACGCGGCGCTCGTCGCTGAGCGTGACGAGCAGGTCCGTCGCCGCGAACGACGACGCAGGGACACCGAGGTCGGTCACGACGCGTTCGAGGACCGACGCGGCGCCGTCGCCGTGGATCGTCCCGAGGACGGCGCTCGACGCTGCGCCGACTCGCATCGCCTCGTAGAGGGTCGACGCTTCCTCCCCCCGGACCTCGCCGACGACCAACGCGCCGTCACCGAGGCGGAGCGCGGTGCGGAGCGCCTCCGGCGCCGACAGCGACGGGCCGTCGTCGGCCGCGATGCGAACCGGCTGTACGTCGCGGCCGGCGTCACGAAGCGCCGGCACGGGGAGTTCGGGCGTGTCCTCGACGGCGACGGTCCGGGTCGCCGGCGGGAGTTCCCACAGGAGCGCCGAGAGGAGCGTCGTCTTCCCCGCACCGCGCGGGCCGGCGATCAATCCCGCGGCGGCGCGTTCGACGGCGACCGAGCAGAGCGCCGCCGCGTCGGCCGGGAGCGTTCCGTTGGCGACGAGCGCCGGGAGCGTCCACGTCGTCCCGTCGTGGGCTCGGAAGACGAAGCCGTCGCCGTCGCTGACCGGGTCGGTGACGCCGGCGACGCGGACGCGGCCACCGAACGGACCTTCCGTCGTCGCGTCGAGCGTCGGGTTCGCGCGCGAGAACCCCCGACCGCTCTCCCGGCGGAACCGGGACGCGAGCGCCGCGACACCCGTCCGCGTCAGGTGGACGTTCGTCGGCAGACGCTCGCCGTCGATGGCGACTCGGACGGGGCCGTCGCTCACTGGGGCGGTGACGACCACCTCCGACACCTGCGGATCGGCGAGGAGATCGTCGAGGATGCCGTGCCCGCGAGTGTGTTTGCGGAGGACGCGTTCGACCGCCGCGACCGACGCGTCGTCGACACCGTCGACGGCGCGGACGGCGTGGCTGACGGCTCGCCCCGATCCCTCCTCGTCGCCTTCGACGCCCGCCGCCAGCCGCTCGTACGCGGCCGACAGCGCGCGCAGATCCGCGTCGTCGAGTCGCGAGTCCAGCGGCTCGAGCAGGTAGTAGTCGCCGCGGTCCGTGCGATACCGCCGGACCGTCGCGCCGGTGTCGAGGTCCCGTCGATCCACCAACGTCGCCTCGTCCGGCGGCCGCGCGACCAGTCGCGCGTTCGACACCGTCGGACCGACCGTCGCGGTGAGTGCCTGTTCGTACCCGTCGTCGACGCGGTCGGCACCCGAGGCCAGTCCCGAGGTGGCTGCTAGCTTCGCGACCGGGCCGGCTCTCCCCGTCGCGGCGTGGGCGGCGCCCAGTGGGTCGTGACGCGCCCGCGCGGCCAGCGTCTCGTCGTGGACGGCGACCCGCGCGGCGAACCGCCCGGCGGCGACGAGCAGGCCGACGGCGCCGTCGTCGTAGACGCGTTCGCGCCCGTCACAGCGGACACGGACGGCGTCGGCGTCACGATCCGCGAGCGCGTCGATCACCGTCGCCCGACAGTTCGGCTCGGCCGCGAGGTTCCCCCCTCCGGGACAGTCGGCGGCATCGACGACCAGCGCCGCGTCGCCGTCCGGATCGGTACGGGTCGGTGCGCGAAACGCCGTCTCACACCGGCACGGCATGTCGCCGCTAGCTCCCGCGTCCGTCGCACCGGTCGCTCGTTCGCCGCCCCACAGTCGATTCAGCAGTTCCATGGGTCGGGTGGCCGCGGCATCGCTTTTGAACCTCAGCCCCGGGTGATCGTGACCCCGACCCCGTCCGACCGGACGAGCGAGACGGCGAGCCGATACCGTGCCGACCGCTCGAAGACGACCGGTCCGTCCGGCGTCCGGAGGTCGAGGTCGCGGAGCGTCGTGCGGTGGGGACGGCCGCCGTCGAGGCGGTAGCCGATCAGGTTGCGGTCGCCGTCGATCCACAGGCGCGCGCCGACGGCCGTCCACGACCGGGCCGGGAGTCGGAAGCGGACGATCCGCCGCGCGCCGGCGACGCCCGGCCGCGTGGGGTCCTCGTGCGCCCGGAGCGACCGCGCCGCGCGCTCGATCCGGTCGGTGACGCGGTCGAGATGGATCGCGGTTCGCGCCGTTCGTCCCTCGTCGATGGCCGGTGTGACCGCTGCCAGCAGTGCGACCGTCAGGAGGACGGCGAGGACGACCCGGATCACAGCAGCCGACGGAGGCGGTCGGCGAGCGAGCGGTCCTCGCTCGACTCGTCGCTGGATCGAGTCTCGTTCGCGGCCACCTCCGCGAGTGCCGCATCGCTTCGATCCGTCACCGTCCCGCGCAGCGTCCCGTTGCGTCCGGAGCGTGTGTCGGCGTCGGCGGTGCCGTACTCGGCTGTATCTCGGTTGGTCGCTGGCGTATCGGGATCGGCGGAATCGAGGTGGGAGTCAGTGCCGGAATCGGTCACCGTCCCGCCGTCCGTCTGATCGACGCGCGTCTCGGTCTGTTCGTCCTCGGGTAGGTCGGGCGCAGTGCGGTGGCGCTCCGCTCTGCCGTCCCGACGGCCGGCCGCCGTCCTCCTGCCTGACTCTCCCGGCCCGTCGTTGGCAGCCGTCCCCGTTGTCTCTTGGAGTTCTGATTCGAGGCGCTCGACCCGTGCGATGGCGGCGTTCGCCCGGCGCTCGACCGACTCGTCGACCGCTCGGACGCCGCCGGCGAAGCCCCGGAGGGCCTGCACCGCCGCGTCCAGTTCCGCGAGTCGGTCGTCGAGATCCTCGACGGTCGCTTCGAGGTCGGCCACCCGGGCGTCCATCCGCGCGGCGTCGGGGAGGCCGTCGGCGGCGTGGCCGTCGGTGACTGCGCGTTCGAGTGCGTCGACGCGTTCTTCGAGTCGTCCGTCGTCCATGCGCCGGGGTGGTCCCGGTATCGTACGTAAAATCTCGGTCACACTCAGCGGTGCGTTGAAGAGGCCGCACGACACACGTCTGACGTATGAAATCCGTCCTGATTGGTGTCGGGCAGGCTGGTGGCAAGGTGACCGCCGCGCTGTCCGATTTCGACTCCCGAAACGGCTTCGGTGCTGTCGTCGGCTCCCTCGCCGTCAACAGCGCCCGCTCGGACCTCCAGTCCCTCCCACTCGACACCGTCCTCATCGGTGGGGTCGACGTGAGCGGCCACGGCGTCGGTGGCGACAACGAACTCGGCGCACAGGTGATGCAGGAGGACATTCAGGAGGTACTGGGCGCCATCGACGGTCGGACGACCGCGGAGGCCGAGGCGATATTCGTCGTCGCGGGTCTCGGCGGCGGCACCGGCAGCGGCGGTGCGCCCTACCTCGTCCGCGAACTCCAGCAGATCTACGACATCCCCGTCTACGGCCTCGGCATCCTCCCCGGCCGCGACGAGGGCTCGCTCTATCAGGTGAACGCCGGACGGTCGCTGAAGACGCTGATCCGTGAGGCGGACGCGACCCTACTCGTCGACAACGACGCGTGGCGATCCTCCGGCGAGAGCCTCGAATCCGGCTACGAGGCGATCAACGAGCGCATCGCCCAGCGGGTCGGGCTCCTGTTGGCCGCCGGCGAAGCGGTAAACGGCGTCGGCGAGTCCGTCGTCGACAGCTCCGAGGTGATCAATACGCTCCGCGGTGGCGGCGTGGCGACGCTCGGCTACGCCGCGGCCGAGGCGTCGTCCGACGCCGCGATGAACGTCAACGTCGTCACGAGTACGACCCGGCGGGCGGTGCGCTCGGGGATGAGCCTCCCCGACACGACGAGCGCGGAACGCGGCCTGCTCGTCGTCGCTGGCCGCCCCGACTCCATCTCGCGCAAGGGCGTCGAGCGCGCCCGCTCGTGGCTGGAGACGGAGATAGACACGATGGAGGTCCGTGGTGGCGACTTCCCGATGCGCGAGGACCGCCTCGCCGCACTCGTTCTCCTCGGCGGCGTGGCTCACTCCGACCGGCTGGAAGGCTTCCTCGAACGCGCGCGACAGGCCGCTCGCGAGGAGAAAGAGCGGGAACAGGAAGACGACCGATCGCTTACGGACGACCGGATCGACGGACTGCTGTGACCGTAACGGCGACTCTCGACCGTCGTCGAACGCCCACGCCCGACGGGTTGGACGGCGACCGCTCGACTGGCCCGACAGTCGCCGTTACTTGGAGGTAACCAGACTGCCGCCGTCGAAGTCGGTGCGCCCGTAGTCGACCTCCATCAGGTCGAGGATGGTCGGCGCGATGTCGAACAGGTCCGCCTCGGTGATGGAGACGGCGGGGTCGTCGACGAACAGCGTCGCGTTGTCGAAGCTGTGCATGCCGTTGCGCGGCCCCACGTCGAACACGTCGTCGTGGCCCTTGAATCCCGATTTGAGGTCGAACCCGTGGTTCGGGATGGCGACGAGGTCCGGCGCGATGTCGGCGTGGGCTCCACGGAAGGCGTCCTCCTTCTCGACGACGCGTGCGCACACCTTCTTCCCGTCGGGACCTTCCAGCGCTTCGAGTTCCGCCTTCAGTTCCGCGCGGGTCTCCTCGTACTCCTCCTCGGAGACGGAGCCGCGCGGTTCGCGGCCTTCGAGGTTGATGTAGAAGCGGCCGGGGATGAGCGAGTAGGCGCGGGACTCCTCCGCGATGTCGGTCAGGTCGTCGTGGTCGTCGTCCTCGAAGGAGAGCCACCCCTCCTCTTCGAGCCACGCGTTGCAGTGGACCTCGTAGTCGAGCGAGGTGAAGCCGTGGTCGCTGGCGACGACGAGCGTCACGTCGTCGTCGAGCATCTCTCGAATCCGCCCGATGTAGTCGTCGACCGAGCGGTAGAAGTCCATGAACGCGTCCTTGTTCGGGCCGTCGCGCTCGTAGTCTTTGAACAGGAAGTGGTTGACCCGGTCGGTCGTCATGAAGACGCCGAAAAAGAGGTCCCAGTCGTCCTGCTGGAGGTAGTGGGAGAAGGCCTCGAAGCGGGTGTCGAGTGTCTCGTGAGCGTCCTCGACGAAGGCACTCTTGTCCTCCTTGTGCCCCAGTTTCGCGTTCACGTCGATGGCGTAGTCGATTGACTGCAGGTAATCACGGAGTTCGTCGGGGTGGGCGGCCTTGTCGACACCGGGAGAGAGGAAGCCGGACACCATCCGCTGGACGTTGCGCTGGGGTGGGAACGTGACGGGGACGTTCATCACCGTCGAGGTTCGATCGGCTTCCTCCAATCGGTCCCACAGGCGGGGTGCCTGCACGTCCTGCCCCATCGGGACGTAGGTGTCGTAGGAGCCGACTTCGCGGTCTTGGAACCCGTAGACCCCGGTTTCGCCGGGATTGACGCCGGTCGTCAGCGCCGGCCAGCAGGCGCTTGACTCCGGCGGAACGATGCTGTCGATGGCGCCCGCGCTCCCCTCCTCGGCGAGCGCCGCGAAGTTCGGAAACTCCTCGGGATGCTCCTCGAGGAGGCTGAACGGCACCCCGTCGATGCCGACGAACGCGACGCGCGGGTGGTCCTCTCCGCGCAGTCGATCGAACAGACCCATGCCATTCCATACCCGGGACGTCAATAAGTATCTTCGTTTCCCGACGGATACGGACGCGAGCGACGACACGCGCGCTCTCGGTGTTAGGCGACCGTACCTCGCGACCCGGATTCGAGGGTCGTCTGCCGCTTCCGATCCGCAATAATCGCACGACAGCGGCGTGTTAACCGCACGTACCAAACCCCCTATTACCGATTCGGTCTACCTTCTTACTATGAGCACGACTGCCGCGGGCCCCGACCTCAACGAGAAACAGCGTCGCATCCTCGGATATCTGCGGGAACACGCCACGACGAAGACGTATTTCAAATCCCGCCTCATCGCGCAGGAACTCGGTATGACCGCCAAAGAGGTAGGGGCAAACATGACCGCGATCCGTACAGGCGAGTTCGACGTCGACGTGGAGAAATGGGGCTACTCGTCGGGGACGACCTGGAAAGTCGACGTTCAGGGATCGTAGCTGACGAGCGACGCCGCGTCGGCCGCGAAGGCCTGCGTCTCGGCGTCGAAAGAGTCGGCGTACCGCACTAGGAGCGTGATGATCGTCTCCGGTCGGGCGACGGCGTAACCGTCCGTCCGGTCGAGCAGTCCCGCTTCCGCTAGCTGGGAAGCGTACGTACTCACCGTCGCCCGCGACACGTCGAGTGCGCTCGCGATGTCGCTCCCCGTCGCGTCCGGGTGGCGAAGGAGCGTCGTGAGCATTCCCCGTGGCGTCTCGCGGCGGAGGTAGCCGAGCGCCACCTGCTCGAACGTCGAGAACCGGTCGGCGACGAAGAAGCGACGGTAGTCGCCGTCGCGTCTGGAGACGAGCGCACTTCCGTCGGATCGGCGATCCGACGACGTCCCAGTCGTGTCACTCCCGGGATCGTCGTCGAGCAAGCGTCGGAGGTGGTGTTGAGTCTCGCCGGTGCCGAGTTTCAGGTCGTCACGGAGCTTCGAGAAGTGGGCGCCGGGCGTCGTGCTCACGTACCCGAGGATGGCGTCGCGGGCGTCGCTTCGGTCCGTCTCCGCTCGCGCTTCGCCGGTGCTCAGACCGGCGAGCGGCGTCGCCGCTCCCAGTGCGGCGAAGCGTCGTAGCGTCGCCCGCTTCTCGGCGTCGACCCCCCGGTCCCCGTCCGGCATCTACTCACACACTCGTCACCTGCCGACTAAAACGTGTCGCCCCCGTCGGCTACTCCGTTTCGGATTCCGGTTCTTCGCCCGAGAAATCGGCGCCCTTGTCGGCCTCCTGAACGACCTCGTCGGCGCTTTTGATGTCCGTCCCCGCGCCCGACTTGATCGCCTCGGCCTCCTGTTCGAGTTCCTCGATGTCCATCTCGGCGGCTTCGTCTATCTGCCCGAGAATCTCCTCGATGTCGTCGAGGCCGATCAACTCGCGGGTCTCGTCGTCGAACCCCAGCGAGTCGAGTCCTTCCATGTCCTGTACGTCGCTCCCCGTCAACTGCTTGCCGTAGCGGCCGACGAGCGACGTGAGTTCCTGCGGGAGGACGAACGTCGTCGACTCGCCCTGCCCGATGCGTTCGAGCGTCTCCATCCCCTTGTCGATGATCGCACGTTCGCCCATCGACTCCGCCGATTTCGCGCGCAGGACCGTCGAGATGGCGTCACCCTGCGCTTCGAGGATCTGGCTCTGCTTTTCCCCTTGCGCGCGGATGATGTTGGACTGCTTCTCACCCTGTGCCTTCTCGACGGCGCTCCGGCGTTCACCCTGCGCTTCGAGGATCATCGCCCGGCGCCGGCGCTCCGCGGAGGTCTGTTGCTCCATCGCCTGCTGCACGTCTTGCGAGGGGTTGACTTCGCGCACCTCGACGCTCTCGACCCGGACGCCCCACTCGTCGGTCGGTTCGTCGAGTTCCTTCCGGATGCGGGCGTTGATCTCCTGCCGCTTGTTGAGGGTGTCGTC
This window encodes:
- a CDS encoding winged helix-turn-helix transcriptional regulator; this translates as MPDGDRGVDAEKRATLRRFAALGAATPLAGLSTGEARAETDRSDARDAILGYVSTTPGAHFSKLRDDLKLGTGETQHHLRRLLDDDPGSDTTGTSSDRRSDGSALVSRRDGDYRRFFVADRFSTFEQVALGYLRRETPRGMLTTLLRHPDATGSDIASALDVSRATVSTYASQLAEAGLLDRTDGYAVARPETIITLLVRYADSFDAETQAFAADAASLVSYDP
- a CDS encoding DUF7123 family protein, with translation MSTTAAGPDLNEKQRRILGYLREHATTKTYFKSRLIAQELGMTAKEVGANMTAIRTGEFDVDVEKWGYSSGTTWKVDVQGS
- a CDS encoding DUF7311 family protein, which encodes MIRVVLAVLLTVALLAAVTPAIDEGRTARTAIHLDRVTDRIERAARSLRAHEDPTRPGVAGARRIVRFRLPARSWTAVGARLWIDGDRNLIGYRLDGGRPHRTTLRDLDLRTPDGPVVFERSARYRLAVSLVRSDGVGVTITRG
- a CDS encoding tubulin/FtsZ family protein, encoding MKSVLIGVGQAGGKVTAALSDFDSRNGFGAVVGSLAVNSARSDLQSLPLDTVLIGGVDVSGHGVGGDNELGAQVMQEDIQEVLGAIDGRTTAEAEAIFVVAGLGGGTGSGGAPYLVRELQQIYDIPVYGLGILPGRDEGSLYQVNAGRSLKTLIREADATLLVDNDAWRSSGESLESGYEAINERIAQRVGLLLAAGEAVNGVGESVVDSSEVINTLRGGGVATLGYAAAEASSDAAMNVNVVTSTTRRAVRSGMSLPDTTSAERGLLVVAGRPDSISRKGVERARSWLETEIDTMEVRGGDFPMREDRLAALVLLGGVAHSDRLEGFLERARQAAREEKEREQEDDRSLTDDRIDGLL
- a CDS encoding alkaline phosphatase family protein, whose translation is MGLFDRLRGEDHPRVAFVGIDGVPFSLLEEHPEEFPNFAALAEEGSAGAIDSIVPPESSACWPALTTGVNPGETGVYGFQDREVGSYDTYVPMGQDVQAPRLWDRLEEADRTSTVMNVPVTFPPQRNVQRMVSGFLSPGVDKAAHPDELRDYLQSIDYAIDVNAKLGHKEDKSAFVEDAHETLDTRFEAFSHYLQQDDWDLFFGVFMTTDRVNHFLFKDYERDGPNKDAFMDFYRSVDDYIGRIREMLDDDVTLVVASDHGFTSLDYEVHCNAWLEEEGWLSFEDDDHDDLTDIAEESRAYSLIPGRFYINLEGREPRGSVSEEEYEETRAELKAELEALEGPDGKKVCARVVEKEDAFRGAHADIAPDLVAIPNHGFDLKSGFKGHDDVFDVGPRNGMHSFDNATLFVDDPAVSITEADLFDIAPTILDLMEVDYGRTDFDGGSLVTSK
- a CDS encoding SPFH domain-containing protein yields the protein MAPVLQLGLGLGPLIVGILVLILAIVTVYQMVEIVDAYEKKALTVFGEYRRLLEPGITFIPPFVSRTYAFDMRTQTLDVPRQEAITRDNSPVTADAVVYIKVMDARKAFLEVDNYKMAVSNLAQTTLRAVLGDMELDDTLNKRQEINARIRKELDEPTDEWGVRVESVEVREVNPSQDVQQAMEQQTSAERRRRAMILEAQGERRSAVEKAQGEKQSNIIRAQGEKQSQILEAQGDAISTVLRAKSAESMGERAIIDKGMETLERIGQGESTTFVLPQELTSLVGRYGKQLTGSDVQDMEGLDSLGFDDETRELIGLDDIEEILGQIDEAAEMDIEELEQEAEAIKSGAGTDIKSADEVVQEADKGADFSGEEPESETE
- a CDS encoding DUF7310 family coiled-coil domain-containing protein, whose protein sequence is MDDGRLEERVDALERAVTDGHAADGLPDAARMDARVADLEATVEDLDDRLAELDAAVQALRGFAGGVRAVDESVERRANAAIARVERLESELQETTGTAANDGPGESGRRTAAGRRDGRAERHRTAPDLPEDEQTETRVDQTDGGTVTDSGTDSHLDSADPDTPATNRDTAEYGTADADTRSGRNGTLRGTVTDRSDAALAEVAANETRSSDESSEDRSLADRLRRLL
- a CDS encoding type II/IV secretion system ATPase subunit, giving the protein MELLNRLWGGERATGATDAGASGDMPCRCETAFRAPTRTDPDGDAALVVDAADCPGGGNLAAEPNCRATVIDALADRDADAVRVRCDGRERVYDDGAVGLLVAAGRFAARVAVHDETLAARARHDPLGAAHAATGRAGPVAKLAATSGLASGADRVDDGYEQALTATVGPTVSNARLVARPPDEATLVDRRDLDTGATVRRYRTDRGDYYLLEPLDSRLDDADLRALSAAYERLAAGVEGDEEGSGRAVSHAVRAVDGVDDASVAAVERVLRKHTRGHGILDDLLADPQVSEVVVTAPVSDGPVRVAIDGERLPTNVHLTRTGVAALASRFRRESGRGFSRANPTLDATTEGPFGGRVRVAGVTDPVSDGDGFVFRAHDGTTWTLPALVANGTLPADAAALCSVAVERAAAGLIAGPRGAGKTTLLSALLWELPPATRTVAVEDTPELPVPALRDAGRDVQPVRIAADDGPSLSAPEALRTALRLGDGALVVGEVRGEEASTLYEAMRVGAASSAVLGTIHGDGAASVLERVVTDLGVPASSFAATDLLVTLSDERRVAAIEEVRHVDGEVAFESLFEPGADGAEPTGVVDRGNSRLVASLARPGESYADVLTELDERETLLTDLASTERTAPDEVDAVHRRRVME